In the genome of Hymenobacter cellulosivorans, one region contains:
- a CDS encoding epoxide hydrolase family protein, which produces MQPFSLNIPQATLDDLKSRLANTRWPADSARTDWQLGTSPAYLRELADYWLHRFDWRQQEARLNQFAHFRTSIDGTELHFIHERGRGPRPLPLLLGHGWPDSFASFAKLIPLLTDPAAHGGRAEDAFDVVVPSLPGFGFSAPLPPTGSFMGQTAARFRQLMTDTLGYPRYAVHGSDVGSGVAERLALDFPHDLLGLHMTGVPYMRLFVPPTDPSAEEQAFLGASQQWMMQEAAYSMVQGGKPDTLAPALQDSPTGLAAWIVEKFRTWSDCCGNLETCFTKDELLTNLTIYWATETIGSSFVPYHQADAVPQGLGAPRIEVPTGFVLFAQDLLPAPRAFAERFYNVQHWTEYPHGGHFAALEQPEALAESLRTFFRPLR; this is translated from the coding sequence ATGCAGCCTTTTTCGCTGAACATTCCCCAAGCCACCCTCGACGACCTAAAGTCCCGCCTAGCCAACACCCGCTGGCCCGCCGACTCTGCCCGTACTGACTGGCAACTCGGCACCAGTCCCGCCTACCTGCGCGAGCTAGCCGACTATTGGCTGCACCGCTTCGACTGGCGGCAGCAGGAAGCCCGGCTCAACCAGTTTGCCCACTTCCGCACGAGCATTGACGGCACCGAGCTGCACTTCATCCACGAGCGGGGCCGTGGGCCCCGGCCGCTGCCCTTACTGCTGGGCCATGGCTGGCCCGACTCGTTTGCCTCTTTTGCCAAGCTGATTCCGCTGCTCACTGACCCCGCCGCCCACGGGGGCCGGGCCGAAGACGCCTTCGACGTGGTGGTGCCCAGCCTCCCCGGCTTCGGATTTTCGGCCCCACTGCCGCCCACGGGCTCCTTTATGGGCCAAACGGCGGCTCGGTTCCGGCAGCTCATGACCGACACGCTGGGCTACCCGCGCTACGCCGTCCATGGCAGCGACGTTGGGAGCGGAGTAGCCGAGCGCCTGGCCCTGGATTTTCCCCACGACCTGCTGGGGCTGCACATGACTGGGGTGCCTTACATGCGCTTATTTGTGCCGCCCACCGACCCCTCGGCCGAGGAACAAGCCTTCCTCGGGGCTAGTCAGCAGTGGATGATGCAGGAAGCGGCCTACAGCATGGTGCAAGGCGGCAAGCCCGATACCCTGGCCCCGGCCCTGCAGGACTCGCCCACCGGCCTGGCCGCCTGGATAGTGGAGAAGTTCCGGACCTGGAGCGACTGTTGCGGCAACCTGGAAACCTGCTTCACCAAGGACGAGCTGCTGACCAACCTGACCATCTACTGGGCTACCGAAACCATCGGCTCGTCGTTCGTGCCCTACCACCAGGCCGACGCGGTACCCCAGGGCCTGGGTGCGCCCCGCATCGAGGTGCCTACCGGCTTTGTGCTGTTTGCCCAAGACCTGCTGCCGGCGCCCCGGGCCTTTGCCGAGCGCTTCTACAACGTGCAGCACTGGACCGAGTACCCCCACGGTGGCCACTTCGCAGCCCTCGAACAGCCAGAAGCCCTGGCCGAAAGCCTGCGCACCTTTTTCCGCCCCCTGCGCTAA